The Lottiidibacillus patelloidae DNA window TCACGTGGTGGGAGACCTTTCGGATATAAATCATCATGGTCGCCCCATCCTGTAACTCCTATAAAAATACTCATCGAAAAACATCCTTCATATTATGTATATATCTTCCTATATTATATACAGAAAAAGAAAAGAGTGAAAACGTTTGACGTTTTCACTCTTTTAACTTTGCTATTATCCGATAGAACCTTCCATCTCGAACTTGATTAGACGGTTCATTTCAACTGCATATTCCATAGGTAATTCACGAGTGAATGGCTCAATGAAGCCCATTACGATCATTTCAGTTGCTTCTTGCTCTGAAATACCACGGCTCATTAAGTAGAATAACTGCTCTTCTGATACTTTCGATACTTTAGCCTCATGTTCAAGTGAGATATTGTCATTGAAAATCTCATTGTAAGGAATTGTATCTGAAGTAGACTCATTATCCATAATTAACGTATCGCACTCAACGTTTGAACGTGCACCTTCCGCTTTACGACCAAAGTGAACGATACCACGATAAGTAACTTTACCACCATGCTTCGAAATTGATTTAGAAACAATTGTTGAAGACGTATCTGGTGCTAAGTGAATCATTTTCGCTCCAGCATCTTGGTGTTGTCCTTTACCAGCTAATGCAATGGATAACGTTAAACCACGAGCTCCGCGACCTTTTAGGATTACCGCTGGATATTTCATTGTTAATTTAGAACCGATGTTACCATCAATCCATTCCATTGTTGCATTTTCTTCACAAACTGCACGCTTTGTCACTAAGTTAAATACGTTGTTCGCCCAGTTTTGAATTGTTGTATAACGGCAATAAGCATCCTTTTTAATTACGATTTCTACTACTGCACTGTGCAGAGAGTTTGTCGTATAAACTGGTGCTGTACATCCTTCTACGTAGTGTACAGAAGAACCTTCATCAGCAATAATTAGCGTACGCTCAAATTGCCCCATGTTCTCTGAGTTAATACGGAAGTATGCTTGTAATGGTGTATCACACTTAATACCTTTTGGTACGTAAATGAATGATCCACCTGACCAAACTGCTGAATTTAACGCTGAGAATTTGTTATCCGCTGGAGGAATAACTGTTCCAAAATGTTCTTTGAAAATCTCTTCGTTTTCTTTTAGTGCAGTGTCAGTATCTTTAAAAACGATACCTAAGTCTGTTAAGTCTTGTTTCATGTTATGATAAACAACTTCAGATTCATACTGTGCTGATACACCAGCTAAATACTTTTGCTCAGCTTCAGGAATTCCAAGTTTGTCAAACGTACGTTTAATTTCATCCGGAACTTCATCCCATGATTTCTCTGAACGCTCTGACGGCTTTACGTAATACGTAATTTCATCAAAATTTAATTCAGCCATATCGCCGCCCCATTGAGGCATAGGCATTTTATAAAATAGTTCTAATGATTTTAAACGGAAGTCGAGCATCCATTGTGGCTCAGCTTTCATTCTAGAAATTTCTTCAACGATTTCTTTCGTTAAACCTTTTTTAGAACGGAATATAGATACGTCTTTATCATGAAAGCCATATTTATAATCTCCGATTTCAGGCATTTTTTTCGCCATGCTAATTCCCTCCTAATTGTATTAAGAGAAAGTTCTCTTATCTACATTATTCTTCGTTCGTATCAATACCTTTTTCCATTGCTTTCCAAGCTAACGTTGCGCATTTAATTCGAGCGGGGAATTTGGCTACGCCTTGTAAAGCTTCAATATCACCAAGGTCTATATCATCATTATAATCTTTTCCAAGCATCATGTTCGAGAATATATCAGATAAGGCTAAAGCCTCTTCTACTGTTTTCCCTTTTACTGCTTGAGTCATCATTGATGCAGACGATAAGCTAATGGAACAACCTTCACCTTCAAATTTCGCATCGGTAATTTTCCCGTCTTCTACTTTAAGTTGTAGCTCGATACGATCTCCACAAGTTGGATTATTCATTTCTATAGAAACTCCATCTTCACCGATTTTTCCACGGTTACGAGGATTTTTGTAATGATCCATTATCACTTGGCGATACAATGTATCTAAATTATTATTCAAAGACATGACCGAAATACTCCTTTGTTTTTATGAGGTTTTCAACTAATGTGTCAACCTCTTCCTCTGTGTTGTATAAGTAAAAGCTTGCCCTTGCAGTGGCAGTTACGTTTAACCACTTCATTAGTGGTTGAGCACAATGGTGCCCTGCTCTAACAGCTATACCTTCAGCATCTAGTACTGTTGCAACATCATGAGGATGGACATCATCTAAGTTAAATGTCACAAGACCGGCACGTTCTTTCGGCCCGTAATATTCAAACCCATCAATTGTAGATAGTCGTTCAATCGCATAGTTTGCTAAATGATGTTCATGTTTGGCAATAGCATCTAAGCCTACTTGCTCTAAAAAGTCTATTGCCGCTCCAAGTCCGATTGCACCAGCGATAATTGGTGTTCCACCTTCAAACTTCCAAGGTAACTCTTTCCAAGTTGACTCTTGTAATCCTACAAAGTCAATCATTTCTCCACCAAATTCAACTGGTTCCATCGCTTCTAAAAGCTTCTTTTTCCCATAGAGTGCCCCAATACCTGTCGGCGCACCCATTTTATGCCCTGATAACGCGAAGAAGTCACAATCTAAATCTTGTACATCAATCTTCATATGTGGCGTGCTTTGCGCTCCGTCTACAACCATTACAGCACCATTTTTATGGGCAATTGCAGCAATATCTTTAATCGGGTTAATACAACCTAATACATTGGAAACATGCATTACTGAAACAATTTTTGTCTTTTCTGTTACAGTAGCTTCCACATCTGGTAAAGCAATTGTTCCATCTTTTTGTAGAGGGATATATTTTAACGTCGCACCAGTAGCCCTTGCCACTTGTTGCCATGGAATAATGTTACTATGGTGTTCCATCGGGGTAATGACAATTTCGTCACCTTCAGAAAGATTTCCTTTCCCATAGCTTTGGGCAACAATATTTAAAGCTGTTGTCGTACCGCGAGTAAAGATAATTTCTTCAGTAGCATTAGCATTAATGAACTTTCGAACCTTTTCACGGGCACCTTCATAGCCATCTGTAGCTAATGTTCCTAATGTATGCACACCACGGTGTACATTAGAATTATATTTCTTATAATAATTTGAAATGGCATCAATAACCTCAATTGGCTTTTGTGAAGTCGCAGCGCTGTCTAAGTATACAAGTGGTTTTCCGTTAACCTCTTGATCTAAGATGGGAAAATGCTTGCGAATTTGTTTAACATCCATTACTTAACTTTCCTTTCGATTACTTCCACTAGTCGTTCACGAACTGAATCGATTGCAAGTTCTTTTACAACTGGTGCAAGGAATCCACGAATAATTAAACGTTCTGCATCATTTTTGCTAATCCCACGGCTCATTAAGTAATAAAGTTGCATTTCATCCACTCTACCTACAGAAGCTGCGTGACCTGCTGTTACGTCATCTTCGTCAATTAGTAAAATTGGGTTTGCATCTCCACGAGCTTTTTCACTTAACATTAGTACACGTTGCGTTTGTTCTCCATTCGCTTTTTGTGCACCATGCTCGATTTTAGTAATACCATTGTATATCGAACTAGCTGAATCCTTCATAACACCATGGTTTAAGATGTTACTATCAGAATTTTTACCGTAATGGAATACTTGTGAAGTAAAGTTTTGCTTTTGTTCACCACGACCTACAGTAACTGTTTTAGTATCTGTATGTGATCCATCACCGTGTAAATGAATTGTATTATCAGAAATAGTGTTGCCGTCATTCATTTGCCCAAGAGCCCATTCAATTCTACCGTCACGACTAACGATTCCACGACGATAAATTAAAGCAGTAACATCTTTGCCGAATGTATCAACCGCTCCGAATAATACGCGGGCATTGTCTCCTGCATAAACCTCAGCGATAATGTTTGCTACAGCAGATGTATCTGCATTTGAAGTGTAGTTTTCAATATAAGTTACAGAGCTATTAGCTTCAGCAACAATAATGACATGATTAAATAATCCAGCGCCATCTGTTTCAATACTGTAAATAGCTTGAAGTGGTACATCTACTTCAACATTTTTAGGAACATATAGGAATGTTCCACCATTCATTAATGCTGCATGGAGCGCAGTCAATTTATTCTCATCGACTTTTACGCCATCCATTAAGTACTTTTGTACAAGTTCTCCATGGTTCTGAACAGCTTCTGCTAGACTTGTAAAGATAACACCTTTATCCTGAATTGTTTTTGACACGTTCGAATAAGAAAGTGTTGTATCACGATGAACAAGTACATTTGTACTTTCATTTTCTTCACCAATTAACCCTTGAATATCTGTAGGAAGCTCA harbors:
- the sufB gene encoding Fe-S cluster assembly protein SufB, with the translated sequence MAKKMPEIGDYKYGFHDKDVSIFRSKKGLTKEIVEEISRMKAEPQWMLDFRLKSLELFYKMPMPQWGGDMAELNFDEITYYVKPSERSEKSWDEVPDEIKRTFDKLGIPEAEQKYLAGVSAQYESEVVYHNMKQDLTDLGIVFKDTDTALKENEEIFKEHFGTVIPPADNKFSALNSAVWSGGSFIYVPKGIKCDTPLQAYFRINSENMGQFERTLIIADEGSSVHYVEGCTAPVYTTNSLHSAVVEIVIKKDAYCRYTTIQNWANNVFNLVTKRAVCEENATMEWIDGNIGSKLTMKYPAVILKGRGARGLTLSIALAGKGQHQDAGAKMIHLAPDTSSTIVSKSISKHGGKVTYRGIVHFGRKAEGARSNVECDTLIMDNESTSDTIPYNEIFNDNISLEHEAKVSKVSEEQLFYLMSRGISEQEATEMIVMGFIEPFTRELPMEYAVEMNRLIKFEMEGSIG
- the sufU gene encoding Fe-S cluster assembly sulfur transfer protein SufU is translated as MSLNNNLDTLYRQVIMDHYKNPRNRGKIGEDGVSIEMNNPTCGDRIELQLKVEDGKITDAKFEGEGCSISLSSASMMTQAVKGKTVEEALALSDIFSNMMLGKDYNDDIDLGDIEALQGVAKFPARIKCATLAWKAMEKGIDTNEE
- the sufD gene encoding Fe-S cluster assembly protein SufD, with the protein product MSLDTKNQYDAAYVSELSKKNNEPSWLTDLRDRGIQGAETLPLPKPEKTKIDNWNFTQFNHDIKSATVSSLSELPTDIQGLIGEENESTNVLVHRDTTLSYSNVSKTIQDKGVIFTSLAEAVQNHGELVQKYLMDGVKVDENKLTALHAALMNGGTFLYVPKNVEVDVPLQAIYSIETDGAGLFNHVIIVAEANSSVTYIENYTSNADTSAVANIIAEVYAGDNARVLFGAVDTFGKDVTALIYRRGIVSRDGRIEWALGQMNDGNTISDNTIHLHGDGSHTDTKTVTVGRGEQKQNFTSQVFHYGKNSDSNILNHGVMKDSASSIYNGITKIEHGAQKANGEQTQRVLMLSEKARGDANPILLIDEDDVTAGHAASVGRVDEMQLYYLMSRGISKNDAERLIIRGFLAPVVKELAIDSVRERLVEVIERKVK
- a CDS encoding cysteine desulfurase, producing the protein MDVKQIRKHFPILDQEVNGKPLVYLDSAATSQKPIEVIDAISNYYKKYNSNVHRGVHTLGTLATDGYEGAREKVRKFINANATEEIIFTRGTTTALNIVAQSYGKGNLSEGDEIVITPMEHHSNIIPWQQVARATGATLKYIPLQKDGTIALPDVEATVTEKTKIVSVMHVSNVLGCINPIKDIAAIAHKNGAVMVVDGAQSTPHMKIDVQDLDCDFFALSGHKMGAPTGIGALYGKKKLLEAMEPVEFGGEMIDFVGLQESTWKELPWKFEGGTPIIAGAIGLGAAIDFLEQVGLDAIAKHEHHLANYAIERLSTIDGFEYYGPKERAGLVTFNLDDVHPHDVATVLDAEGIAVRAGHHCAQPLMKWLNVTATARASFYLYNTEEEVDTLVENLIKTKEYFGHVFE